DNA from Alnus glutinosa chromosome 2, dhAlnGlut1.1, whole genome shotgun sequence:
TTAGAAAACGACACGGTTTTACCGCTAAAGTCCCAAGCAGATAGGTTTTAGAAGCGACTAAGGCTTTAAGTCATTTCGTCGTCCTTCAAGTTCTATGGTGAATCGTGATCCTTGCAACTACCTCCCAACTACTCGGGCGGAGTCCTCGATGCTGAACACTTCGTTCATATCCAACATTGCGCTTTGACCAAAACATGAGGAAAAAGCGAAACAAATTCACACTTTCTCAAGGTGCAATTTTTTCTCAGCTTCTAGTGCCACCAGTATTCACTGATTTGCTTGTACTGTTTGAGCATGGAGATCCCACTCTTACGCTTCCAGAGCCTCTCATTGGATCGGAGTCAAAGTAATTGTAGTTTTCCTTTCACTCTCTCGGATCCTAAGGGTAAGTTTTTCAAGGATAAGTCGTTGTTTTCTGGGGATTGTTTTTCGTTCAATGGGAGGAAATGGAGGAACCCGTTTGATAAGATTATGTGTTCTTCACTGGAACAAGGGCTACAACCACGGCTGAAGCCGAAACCGTCGAAAATCGATGTTGGTGAGAGGAAAGAAACGGTTTTGGGAGAAACCCAGAAGAGAAAACCCAGTTCGGGGCTTTGTAGTCAGATAGAGAAGTTGGTTTTGAATAAGGGGTATAGAGAGGCGCTTGAATTTTTTGAGATCTTGGAGTTTGAGGGTGGTTTTGAATTGGGTTCTAGCACGTATGACGCATTGGTGAGTGCGTGCATAGGTTTGAAGTCGATTAGAGGGGTGAAGAGGCTGTTTAGTTTTATGACTAGTAATGGGTTTGAGTTGGATTTGTATATGAGGAACAGGGTGCTACTTATGCATGTGAAATGTGGAATGATGATTGATGCGCGTAGgctgtttgatgaaatgccggAGAGGAACTTTGTCTCGTGGAATACGATAATCGAGGGACTTTTGGACTCTGGGGATTATCTTGAGGCATTCCAgatgtttttaactttttgggAAGAGTTTTCAGATGGTGGATCGCGCACATTTGCCATGATGATCCGAGCATCTGCTGGGTTGAGTAACATTTTTGCAGGGAGACAGTTTCATTCGTGTGCTTTGAAGATGGGTTTCAGTGAGAATATTTTTGTGTCTTGTGCCCTGATTGACATGTATAGTAAGTGTGGGAGCATTGAAGATGCTCAATGTGTTTTTGATGAGATGCCGGTGAAGACGACGGTTGGGTGGAATTCCATTATAGCAGGTTATGCACTTCATGGTTATAGTGAGGAAGCTCTTAGTATGTATCATGAGATGCGTGATTCTGGTGTTGAAGTGGACCATTTCACATTTTCGATGATTATAAGAATATGTACAAGGTTAGCTTCATTAGAGCATGCTAAGCAAGCTCATGCAAGTTTAGTTCGTCACGGTTTTGGATTAGATATAGTAGCCAACACAGCACTTGTAGATTTCTATAGCAAATGGGGAAGAGTAGAAGATGCCCGTCATGTTTTTGACAAGATGCTCCAAAAGAATGTAATATCTTGGAATGCCTTGATTGCTGGCTATGGTAATCATGGTCGTGGAGAAGAGGCCATTGAGATGTTCAAACAGATGCTTCAGGAAGGATTGATACCCAACCATGTCACCTTTCTTGCTGTTCTATCTGCTTGTAGTTATTCGGGTTTATCAGAGTGTGGGTGGGAGATTTTTCAATCAATGAGTAGGGATCATAAGATTAAGCCCCGTGCAATGCATTATGCATGTATGATTGAAGTGTTGGGTCGAGAGGGTCTTTTGGATGAAGCTTTTGCACTGATTAGAAGTGCACCATTTAAGCCTACAGCTAACATGTGGGCTGCCTTGCTGACAGCTTGTCGGGTCCATGAGAATTTAGAGCTTGGAAAATTTGCAGCTGAGAAGCTTTATGGAATGGAGCCTGAAAAGCTTAATAATTATGTTGTGCTTTTTAATATTTACCACAGCTCTGGCAAGTTGAAGGAAGCTGCCGCTGTTTTTCAGACCTTAAGAAGAAAGGGTTTGAGAATGCTTCCAGCATGCAGTTGGATTGAAGTTAAAAAGCAGCCTTATGTTTTCCTTTGCGGAGATAAAATccattaccaaacaaaagagaTTTACGAGAAAGTGGACAACTTGATGCTAGAGATTGCAAAACATGGTTATGTTCCTGAGAGAAAATATTTGCTTCCTGATGTTGAACAGGGAGACCAGGTTTTGTTGTACCACAGTGAGAAACTGGCGATAGCTTTTGGGTTGATCAACACTCCAGATTGGACAGCACTGCAAGTTGTGCAGAGCCATCGGATTTGTGGTGACTGCCACAGTACGATTAAGCTAATAGCCTTGGTTACTGGACGTGAAATTGTTGTGAAGGATGCCAGCAGATTCCACCATTTCAGAGATGGGAGTTGTTCTTGTGGGGATTATTGGTGATCCAGTTACCATTCGGGAGCCAAAGCTTGACTACTATATGGGAATTGTTCTTGTGGGGATTATTGGtgactgaaattttttttttgttggaccTAATAACCTGTTTTTAGGATATCTTTTATGCCAGctttttttcctcctctttgATACAATAGTGTAACCATACATTGTACTTGTAATCTTTAGTGGCACGAATAGTAACCGATGTTCAATTTTCAAGAATCTAGAAAATTTGTGCTTTGTTATCTCGAGACATTGTTTCTTATTATAGGTCTAATTGCGGGGTGTTTTTATCTATTGTTGCAAGCATGCATCGAATGATTTaagattatgatttaaaaacaacttagtttattttaaaatttctattatttaatCTTCACCGTCCATttgctgttctttttttttttaagagcacTAAAGCCGAATTTATgggtgtacaaacggttataaccggcggttattgattaaaaccgctaaccgcctaggcggatgcagttatttttataactgctGGTTTGAGGTTATTGAATAGATAATCGGTGGTTGTATAACCGCttttcaatttgaattttggGCCGATTTTGGCCACTTTTGGGCCAGTTTTAGTGTGAGTTTTAAATCCAAAATagtaacaaatccaaatccaaatctaaaacataacaaatccaaataatcaaatacaaacaaatccaaaattaaatATAGAAGTAGTTAGCGGTTATGCAGTTATACGGTTATACGATTAGCAGTTTTAAGCAGTTATAATCACTCCGTTTATACACTCCTAGCCGGATCGATAAGAAagacccatatttttttttagtctttcaaaaattaatgactttttaaattactataatttaatcactattaaattttgatccaattgtaattttaaacaattttaattttgagaaaactCAATCAGAACAGTAATtttccttatagcattactgACAATTAGATATtaggagccaaaaaaaaaaaaaaaaaaacccaccgcCAATTACAAGTAAACAAATAAACGATCGTGTGCTCTAAAAGAAATGGTTCAGATTGTTAATCAAATGTCTGACCctttgtttcaaattttcaatgtaTAAACTACCGtctaaaattgtaaaaaaaaatctaaactaTCTAATTATGTGGCTTGTCTTCAGAATTGCATTTCTTGTGTCAACGCGTCATCAACTTCATCACTGCCTCGACTCCCGTCCGAATCAGACGCCACGGACCCACGGCCCGTACCTGAACCCACGTCCATCGGATCCCCACCGCCACCGATCCAAAGAGCCACCAGAAACCCCCTCTCTCCCCCTTCTCCACCGCCACTCTTCACGTTGCCTTCCTCCACCGGCATCACAAACCGGCAAACTGGGCAGGACCCGCGGAGCCCCAGCCACCTCTCGATGCAACCGGAGTGGAACATGTGCTTGCACGGCATCTCCCTCGCCTCGTCGCCGACCTCGTAACCCTCCAAGCAAATCGCGCACTCCTCCGCGGCCACTTTCTCGGTCACCGCCACCCTCGGCATGGCCTCTATCGACACCCTCGACGCCGGCAACGGCCCGCTCTTCTCCGACAGGTCGCCGAAGAGGGCCTCGAGCTCTCGCACTTCGTCTAGGTCTCCGGGCAAGTCGAACACGTTAAACGATCTTGCGACCCGGTCCAGTAACACGAGACGGGTCCGGGTCGAGTTTCGGGCCTGGGAGGCGGAGACCGTGTCTAGGATTACGGGCACAAGGATAGAGAGCCTTTGGGCTCGGGTTTCGGTTGGAGACGCTGATTCGGACATTGAATTTCGCtctgagggagagagagagcccgAGGGATAGGGAGAGTTTTCCTTTTCGTAGGTGCGAGAATATTGATATGGGAAAAGTTGCAGAGGCGACGTGTTTTTATGGCTCTTCGAGACGAGGGAAGGTTTTAGAATGGTCTAGAAGCTTCGTTAACTTGCTACCGGCTGTACATGAAGCTTGGGACTAAAAGGTATTCTTTTCGTAGGTGCTTGTACATAAAATAAGAGTGACTACCAAAAAAGATCGACGAACTTTCATCAACCTAAGGTTCGGAGGACTCCGACAGTCGTTCGGCTGCTTCTGGTAGTGGTTTAGTAAATTCTGGTTGGGGCGGCTTTCGACGACGGTGGTCCAAATTAATGAACTCCGCAGAACTTCAAACAATTTGAGGAGGAAAAGCTCATGCTCGAAAAAATAGTTTCGGTTaataaaagagaaatcatttttcgaaaattaaaaaaaataataataataaataaataacttttctggttaatcgaaaatattttaagtttgatATTGTTAGAAAAAATAAACGAAAGCAAAAAAACGAAAACTTCATAAGGTGCATTAcaacattgttttttttaaaatattatttgtccTCACTAGAAAGGTATACAGAaagttacaacaaatatttcttcagGATACAATGGAGAGCCCAGAATCCTCTATTTGTTTAATTGCATTTTACATGAACGAAAAATAAACCCGAacactttcagatttttctattatagcaagaaacatcctcaaggggtagctcaatcgaaTAGAgactacgcctcatgaagcggaggtcactagttcgaatccgccttccccctccccctccccctcttgtgtggacattcaaaaaaaaaaaaatagacataatttttttaatttaaaatacataaggtatcagaaaaagcactcaagataaaagaaatttttgttatctCTTTTATTAATCACTGTACAACAATTAGTTCTGTATTTTTCTGAGAACCGGACATTTCTCCAGAATACAATGGAGAGCCCAGAATCCTCTATttgtttaattgtgttttacACTAACGAAAAATAAATCTGAACACTTCCaaatttttctattatagcaagaaacagacataaattttttaatttaaaatacataagatatcaGAAAAAACActgagataaaagaaattttgttatctCTTTTATTAATCACTGTACAGCTGTATTTTTCTGATAACTGGACAAAAGTTActtttgtattatattaaaataactgttaatccaaccgtccataactgcttAAGTAACAATCATAAACTGCTATTTTAACATACACTTAAATCTGAtccatcagatcaaataattgtttatgattaggggtgtaaacgagctgagctactcgtgagcttactcgagatcggctcgaataaactcgactcgtgctcgaatcgattattaaatgagctactcgtgaacacgaaaatcaaactcgattattaaacgatgcaaactcgtataaactcggatcgactcgactaaagctcgtgaacccgctcgtataaggatcgactcgtttattaaggctcgactcgtgtgtgtatatatatatatatatatattaatgaataatacactatgtgtattatgtaagcataaattaaataacaaataacaatagttattaatcaatatatattaattggtcatatgtatataaaatagtaaaagtgaataatatcaataattaattgttagtcatatgactcatataatataatgacaatccatatatttaatcaaattatttatgtaatacaataggattataatttataagactatatgatcatataataatataacattgtaccaTACTACCttatgacatgtaaatataaaatatgcaatcactttattatatgttatgagtattatcattaaatatttaataatcattacatacggattgttagattatgttaatatgttaaatatactatcatatgataatacttagattatatgatcatataatattagtattattagtaggtaattatgaattatgataaatttgataattatgatttatgatttataaatttataatgatcatacttaattacttattatagattcatagataatcacataaataaagtgatatgatatgattcataattcataattcataattcataatcataaatatatatatacttattactaacatatataattatagctaCATAGTGTCATATATGATACAGACtatagtatacaaattcatactaatataatgatttagtatttagatacttaattagatacactcatacacttaataagtatgatttatgattttaagtatttaataattattagtaatatttagatataatgactatgtatatagattacatacgtaCGTTAcagtaagtatgaattcacattattcatatgatataatgacacttatgaaacttaatcataatattcatatataataataatgtgattcatacaatcccaaattaaattattaggattggaattacttatatattaattataatcacaattcacaagttatgaattatcattataatttagatcatatgatttaacatcGTGCTATATAATCGTTAGtcatttgatatgatttaattaGTATTATCAATCGACTGTAAagaaagtattatcattataaaaaatgaataaataaataaataaagttaaaaatagataatcagATGTATGGtgcttctaaaaattattagttaaactagataaagtgatatttaattagctatttaaaattgagattTAGTTAGCTATtctatataaaaatttatataagaCTTTGAAAATGCTCTTAGTCATTTAGACAAGTCCTACCtattcataattttatatttaacttaacttaagacTTAGTTtgttaagacttttttttttttttttttttttttaaaggagctttatattaggaaaatgataaaaaaaaaaaccactcaatTATGGACCATGCACATACCACCCCTTCAAACACTCCCCTTTATATTAatatctcctttttttttgacTTGTTTGACTCAAGGCCAGGCTTTCaacccatatatataaaaacaagaaaataatacaCATCCGAACTCTTGATTTAAAGGAAAAGCatttctcccatttttttttttttcttggatggTAAAAAGCTTTGTCCTTTATTAAGTCAAATGGGTTGTTTTGGCTTTGACACAATCGTCCGCGAGTCAGGAAAAAACGTGAAGAAATGTTTTGAGCAGTGCGCCTATCACTTGCAATAATGACGCCTATTCGCCTAACGTAAACATTTCCCTCCAAAAAATATCAACcacttttatttcaaatttatccTCAACAAATCTCGCCTCTTCTCTCTGCTGACTCTTCACATTTACCCTTCAAGAAAAATTTTTATCATGGTTAACACTGTCTCGTCTTTCCTTCAAGTTTAAGGTGCATCTTCTTCAACGTCCTTTACTtgatttttttgctttcaaGTTTTAACGGTTTGACGAAATCACctgaaaaactaacaaaatctcGGTATGAATCATGAATTTCAGCCACAACAATCCACAACTTTGAAAAAGGACTTGCTCCAAACAGGGCTGACTCGATATATTGTGGGGCCTAAGGCGACAATGTTAGACGtggcctttatatatatatatatatatatattatttatcttGCTTTTaagatttcatattttaatgCTAGTAATAAATTTGtctgcatattttttttagattcaattataacttttttct
Protein-coding regions in this window:
- the LOC133859695 gene encoding pentatricopeptide repeat-containing protein At5g50390, chloroplastic encodes the protein MEIPLLRFQSLSLDRSQSNCSFPFTLSDPKGKFFKDKSLFSGDCFSFNGRKWRNPFDKIMCSSLEQGLQPRLKPKPSKIDVGERKETVLGETQKRKPSSGLCSQIEKLVLNKGYREALEFFEILEFEGGFELGSSTYDALVSACIGLKSIRGVKRLFSFMTSNGFELDLYMRNRVLLMHVKCGMMIDARRLFDEMPERNFVSWNTIIEGLLDSGDYLEAFQMFLTFWEEFSDGGSRTFAMMIRASAGLSNIFAGRQFHSCALKMGFSENIFVSCALIDMYSKCGSIEDAQCVFDEMPVKTTVGWNSIIAGYALHGYSEEALSMYHEMRDSGVEVDHFTFSMIIRICTRLASLEHAKQAHASLVRHGFGLDIVANTALVDFYSKWGRVEDARHVFDKMLQKNVISWNALIAGYGNHGRGEEAIEMFKQMLQEGLIPNHVTFLAVLSACSYSGLSECGWEIFQSMSRDHKIKPRAMHYACMIEVLGREGLLDEAFALIRSAPFKPTANMWAALLTACRVHENLELGKFAAEKLYGMEPEKLNNYVVLFNIYHSSGKLKEAAAVFQTLRRKGLRMLPACSWIEVKKQPYVFLCGDKIHYQTKEIYEKVDNLMLEIAKHGYVPERKYLLPDVEQGDQVLLYHSEKLAIAFGLINTPDWTALQVVQSHRICGDCHSTIKLIALVTGREIVVKDASRFHHFRDGSCSCGDYW
- the LOC133861421 gene encoding E3 ubiquitin-protein ligase MPSR1-like, with the protein product MSESASPTETRAQRLSILVPVILDTVSASQARNSTRTRLVLLDRVARSFNVFDLPGDLDEVRELEALFGDLSEKSGPLPASRVSIEAMPRVAVTEKVAAEECAICLEGYEVGDEAREMPCKHMFHSGCIERWLGLRGSCPVCRFVMPVEEGNVKSGGGEGGERGFLVALWIGGGGDPMDVGSGTGRGSVASDSDGSRGSDEVDDALTQEMQF